The DNA window cttttgggtaaaagATTGAGGTGAATCCTGTATGGAAATGCACCAGAATAGCCTTCTGACATTTACCGATCATGTACcctatggttatggttaggtaaGTGTACTTAATTTGGACTCgggctgttgttgtttttgactcCTTTACACTGGATGATGCAAACATGATTAGTTTTGCAAGATGTAGGAATTATTACTATGTTTGTCAGGTAAGTGAGCGGGTGCGGACGGGCCTCCTGATCCGATTGGCTCTGCTGGCCATGGGCGGAGCCTCCCTGCTGTACGCCCGCTGGAGAATCATGGGAACTGGGCCCCCCGCCTTCACTGAAGTAGACAACCCAGCATCCTTTGCAGAAAATGTCTTTCTCAGAGTGAGTCATGTTTTACCTATTTGAATGATACTGGATAGAGTATGTAGGCTAATTTATGACTCTTATGGTAATTTGTAACCTCACCCTCCTTTATGGAAGGAAATTATTTTAAAGTTATGTCAGAATACTAAATCTAAATGGATTAAGTTTTTAAGTTTTGGATTGTCTTTTTAGGACGTGCTCTTAATAGTTGAAAACATCTAACTATCGCCACGCATACCTCTATAGTAGTACACCAATCATAATCGTATCAATCCATTGATTGtctgtgatttttttgttgtttttgaaatgttcttattttttccctctctctccttctctctcacactctgccATCTCACTctgctccctctctatccctcccactctctctctttctctctccctccctcccctctttcattGTCAtcccctgtcctgttctgtgtgaTTGGCAGATAGTCAACTATAATTACTACTACTCACTGAATGCCTGGGTGCTGCTGTGTCCCTGGTGGCTGTGTTTTGATTGGTCCATGGGCTGTGTGCCCCTCATTAAGTCAGCGTTTGATTGGAGGACGGcctggctgctgctgctctggTGCTTCCTGATAGGCTTGATAAGCCAAGCCTTATGCTCACAGGACAGCcagaggaggaggtaggagagagctCAGCCGacacgtacgtacacacacacacacacacacacacacacacacacacacacacacacactgttgtcaaGAAAGAACATGTTTGGTTACAATGTTGGTTACTCAGTTATGAACAGTGGATCGAATGTGACTTAAGCATCAATTTCAGCTGACTTAAAACAAATAGACATACTGTGTAATATACAGTTGTAAGTATTATGTAACAGTGTTTTTTAGGGGTCCAAGCAGTGAAAAGAACAAAGGCCAGCACACTGAATATGCTCTGATGAAGATCCTTTGAAACGTTGCCAATAAAGGTGGTAATTGGAAGCATATACAGTGTGCAGtcctttctgttttttttctactATACTTCATTAGCCCAGTGTTATGTTTCCACTTCCACCAAGGTATTTTTAAAAGGATGTTGGTATGACCATGACCACAAACCATGACCTTTTCTATATACTGGTGAAAGCAGTGAAACACCCACCCACCTCTTCCTCATCACGTCCTGTTCACTGCAGACCCTCGTGTGAGTTCAGGTGGGTCGACCaaaagtggtgaaggtaggcaacaacacgtccgcCCCTCTGGTCCTCAACATGGTGGCcccttgtactccctgttcatccaggGAGTACAGGTTACcaacagcgatgagacagcctacagggaggaggtgagagccctggcggagtggtgccaggaaaataacctctccctcaacgttaacaagacgaaggagctgatcgtggactacaggacagTCGAGAGAGCACAttgacggggccgcagtggataGGGTCAAAagattcaagttcctctgcgtccacatcactgacaacctgaaatggtcccttcacacagacagcatcatgaagaagacgcaacagcacatcttcaacctcaggaggctgaagaaattcggcttggcccttAAGACCCTAAAGAACTTCTATAGATGCAGCATTGAAAATATCCTGTTGGgctttatcaccgcctggtatggcaatttcACCGTCTGCAACGGCAAGGTTCTCCAGtaggtggtgcggtcagcccaacgcatcaccgggggcacactgcctgccctccaggacatcaacAGCAActggtgtcacaggaagaccaagaaGGTCATCAATCACCCGAActatggcctgttcaccctgctacaaTCTGGACTGAGAAACTgcttatctccaggccatcagactgttgaacagtcaCCACTCgaccaataaacgttgatttgatttgggcaTCTGCGCTTCGGCGAacaaaggaaaggaggggtgCTCGATAAAGGTGTATATCGGAAAAGACAGCTTGTGATTAAAAGAAAGAGTTTATCACAACTGTGCTTGGCTTTTCTAATAATTTACTATGTAAGTGAGGTCACATCGGTGTGTCTGCATGCACATCGGTGTGTCTGCATGCACATCGGCGTGTCTGCATGCACATCGGCGTGTCTGCATGCACATCGGCGTGTCTGCATGCACATCGGCGTGTCTGCATGCACATCGGCGTGTCTGCATGCACATCGGCGTGTCTGCACACAGGAACTTGGGATGGTGGCTACTATATAACACACTCTTGACAAAAGAGTTACCACTGGCAGGGCAGGACGGAACACACTTCACTCGTTCTACGCTGGACACACTCAAGCACTTAAGGTTGTTCTCACTGTGCATCCATGGCCACAGATACTTGAAAATAAACTGTCACATCAGATGTCTCTTACTGAGCTGTGCGAAGCTGTGGAGCTCTACTGGATGGTTAGTGACGAGGTACTAAAGCAGCGGGTCTACATACCAGTGGCGGtatggacaagtacattagagtgtctagtttgagaaacagacgcctcacaagtcctcaactggcagcttcattagtacccgcaaaacaccagtctcaacgtcaacagtgaagatgcgactccgggatgctggcctttttagccagagttgcaaagaaaaagccatatctcagacctgCCAATACAATACAAAGAatgaagatgggaaaaagaacacactctggacagaggaactctgcctagaaggcgagcatcccggagtcgcctcttcactgtagaCGTTGAGacagatattccattaaaaaactgccgtttccagctacaatagtcatttacaacatgaacaatggcaacattgtatttctgatcaatttgatgttattttaatggacaaaaatttgaAATTTAAGTGACCCTAaccttttgaacagtagtgtatgtgtctgtgtgtgtgtagattatatatatagattaagatataaaaaaaaaagatatcccATCTCTCCCATCTATTTGTGATGtccatctgtttttttttctatttgccatatctttcaaactgtTTCAAACTCTttccaaaaagttattttttaaatgtatttgaccattatttaactaggcaagtcagttgagaacaaattcatatttacaatgacggcctactccggccaaaccttaaccaggacgacgctgggccaattgtgcgccgccctatgggactcccaataacggccggttgtgatacagcctagaatcgaaccagggtctgtagtgacactctagcactgaaatgcagtgccttagaccgcttcgcCACCTGTTTTACaggcacagtatgttttacatagttatcttgttgttgttattagtcccaatcaaatgtatttataaagccctttttacatcagccgatgtcacagtgCATTACAGAAATGCCGCCtacaaccccaaacagcaagcaataaagatgtagaagcacggtggctaggaagaactccctagaaaggcaggaacctaggaagaaacctagaggaaccaggctctgaggggtggccagtcctcttctggctgtgccgggtggcgattataacagtacatggccaagatgttcaaatgttcatagatgaccagaacggtcaaataataataatcacagtggttgtagagggtgcaacaggtcagcacctcaggagtaaatgtcagttggcttttcatagccgagcattcagagttcgagacagcagatgaggtagagagagagagagtcgaaaacagcaggtccggggcaaggtagcacgtccggtgaacaggtcagggttccatagccgcagccagaacagttgaaactggagcagcagcacgaccaggtggactggagacagcgagacgtcatcaggccaggtagtcctcaggcattttttgccagatcctaactggtatgtcaaattttcgattgacactttaaaaaaaactttttttaaccaAGAAATGTTTTGTAAAGCCGAATGATATCTTTGTTTAGCAAATAGCAATTAAAGAAGGACCCACTGACTCCGATACAGACCTTATATTGGTTAATCTCAAAATGTACACATACGATTTGTGGTTTCACTCAAGTATTTGTACAATCTATAAATAGGAGTCGGAGACTATTAGAAAGAGACATACCGGGGAAACagaaaacattattaaagtggggaAAGCACTTTTCTTCTCAGCCAAACTTTACCTTCCATTGCAGATTGCTAAGTGAGAGAGTTTTGCATAGCCCACAGTAGCTGTTTTGTCAAATACAAAAGTTGGAAGAAATGGCCCGGAAAGATTTGGTACGTGATCACGGAGAAGAACTGCAGACAGACCATTGTGAATAGCAACGGGAACCAATGACTTTCTTGCAGCAGAACTTTGGGGATTTCACTTGTGGTATTGAATGACTGCACAACATCTCATCTCAGGGTCTTCAACATCCTGATACACTGACACATGGTTTGCCCTTTTTAATGATCAGTTTGAGTCCATCGTCGAATGGGACTGTTCAAATACTAATCGATCAATTCAAAACGCATGTACGCTTTTTATAAATGGATTGTGAATGCTTTTTCTCATGACAAATATTATAAAGTGTTACTTTGACCCTGTGAATCTTGTCAGGACGTTGACGCTGGGTCTGGTGCTGCTGGTAGTCCCCTTCCTGCCCGCCTGCAACATATTCTTCAGGGTTGGCTTCGTCATTGCAGAGAgggtcctctacctctcctccgcTGGCTACTGTCTGCTACTGGCCTACGCCCTGGGACACTGCTGCGGTCGCTGGAGCAGACACAAGGTAgagaatagacacacacacaccctcgccCAGCTAAAAGCTACACGTCACATACATTTGAGGTTCTCCCACATTGAAAAGAGATGGAGGATTTTAAGACTGTTAAGGATGGAGCTCCTGAATCAAACAGGGTTCACTTCATTGCCTTCACTTCATTGTCCTGTCGTAACGGATGGTCCTCAATCTTGTGTGTTGTAGGGGCTGCTCCGTGCCTCCCTGCTGGCCCtgctatgtgtgtatgtggctcGCTGTGCCCTGCGCAGTCACCAGTGGCGCTCCGAGCAGAGCCTCTTCACCAGCGCCCTGTCAGTCTGTCCCCTCAATGCCaaggtggtgtctgtctgtctgatgtgtcTATCTCTCTTGCtggcttgtctgtctgtcaggattACTGGTGCATcgatttgtgtgtctgtctgtctgcctctttgTCAGACCATATTGGGTCCGCAAGCTGTGATGACAATGATTCCCAAACTATTCAAAAtaagttatatttttattttatttttaatttctttCGTTTTCACTTTTGctgcctctttccctctccaggTGCATTATAATGTGGGTAAGAACCTAGCAGACAGAGGGAACACCAGTGCTGCCATCAGGTACTACAGAGAGGCAGTCAGGTACGAATACTACAGCTTCACACTCTCAATATGAGGTTTTCTATAGTTCTATAGTATGGCTCTTGGGTACATGTAGGTTACATTCCAATGTCCATACTTGTATATCACTTACACCCAAAACATTGTTTCATACTAGGTGTTATGCTACtgtggatattggaacagagTCACGTTGGAAAGCACGTCACGATAATACTTTGTCATACCTATGGCCGAAACCATTGAACCTCTCAGCTGTGTTTTGTGTCAGGTTGCACCCTACGTATGTCCACGCTATGAACAACCTAGGCAACATCCTGAAAGAGAGGAACGAATTGGTGGAGGCAGAGGAGCTTCTGGCAAAAGCTGTACTCATACAgtaggtgaacacacacacactgacatgcgcGAACGTATGCATGCATGTACATGCGCACAGAAATAACTTTATTAGCCTTTGTGACTTCACAAAAAATATAACTTTCTGGACATTAAATGCAACTGTGGTGTTCTTCTGAGAAAGGCCGGACTTTGCAGCAGCGTGGATGAATCTGGGAATAGTGCAAAACAGTCTGAAGAAGTATAAGGAAGCAGAGCAGAGCTACTGGAACGCCATCCAATTCCGGAAGAAATACCCTGACTGTTACTACAACCTGGGACGCCTGGTGAGTACAAAGGTTGGACTTAAAGCCACCACCCGAGGTTGGACTTAAAGCCACCACCCGAGGTTGGACTTAAAGCCACCACCCGAGGTTGGACTTAAAGCCACCACCCGAGGTTGGACTTAAAGCCACCATCTGTAAGATTTCGTACTGTTAAACAGTCAATCAAATTTACACTAATTAATTATTGAGGAAATATGTTATTAAATGCCTTATGAGCTTGGTACTGTTGTAACCCAAAATCTAAGGTTAAATAAGCTACATGTTTAAATCTATCATGTTGATCAGTCTATGCAGAAAAAGATCATTCAATGGATTTGAGAGTGGTAACTTTTCACCGATGAGGTACTGTAGCTTGTTCTGTTCCAAACCTAGTGGCAAGGCTGCTGTAAGTCTCAAACACAGACTGCAGATTGTGGCTTTGATGATGAATGAATGTGATGTGGTTTGCTAGAATGGTAATGTATGAaatctacataacctggttcaagcattcatgacattaccctgaagaaggcacagcgatgccgaaacgttggtgtttttttttacccaataaatgactgggaggttatacatatggagtgtgcagctctttgtttttatagcttaccgtt is part of the Salvelinus sp. IW2-2015 linkage group LG36, ASM291031v2, whole genome shotgun sequence genome and encodes:
- the tmtc4 gene encoding protein O-mannosyl-transferase TMTC4 isoform X1, translated to MAQTEINWDQQIPLPKLSPFHAKIAVALVALLCFINSYDGDFVFDDSEAIVNNKDLIPSTPLNNIWRNDFWGSKLSSNNSHKSYRPLTVLTFRLNYLMAGGLHPVGFHVLNIGLHSLISALMIDMFSVLIGGLAYDGNGNRLNHAPKASLLAGLLFAAHPVHTESVAGIVGRADLLCALFFQLSFLTYCKAFRGDRESEEKFSIHWIAVSLLLCAAAMLCKEQGITVLGVNAAFDVLLICNVNVYELSQRLFLRRKAEDVSERVRTGLLIRLALLAMGGASLLYARWRIMGTGPPAFTEVDNPASFAENVFLRIVNYNYYYSLNAWVLLCPWWLCFDWSMGCVPLIKSAFDWRTAWLLLLWCFLIGLISQALCSQDSQRRRTLTLGLVLLVVPFLPACNIFFRVGFVIAERVLYLSSAGYCLLLAYALGHCCGRWSRHKGLLRASLLALLCVYVARCALRSHQWRSEQSLFTSALSVCPLNAKVVSVCLMCLSLLLACLSVRITGASICVSVCLPLCQTILGPQAVMTMIPKLFKISYIFILFLISFVFTFAASFPLQVHYNVGKNLADRGNTSAAIRYYREAVRLHPTYVHAMNNLGNILKERNELVEAEELLAKAVLIQPDFAAAWMNLGIVQNSLKKYKEAEQSYWNAIQFRKKYPDCYYNLGRLYADLNRHLDALNAWRNATVLKPDHSLAWNNMVILLDNTGNLAQAEAIGREALKLLPNDHTIMFSLANVLGKLQKYKESEGFFLQALRINPNAASCHGNLAVLYHRWGKLELAKKHYELSLKLDPEAPGTKDNYNMLRRKLDQLYRTTPP